Within Solea solea chromosome 1, fSolSol10.1, whole genome shotgun sequence, the genomic segment TCCGTGGATTTAAAGACGGCTCTGAAAAGCTTTTTGGTGGAGAAACGCAAACATTTACCagatttaaatgtcaaataatgtTTGTTAATCTAACGCTTAAAGGTCTCACGTGAGGGTTTATTGTAGAACATTTCGTAAACGTAATAAGTATGTCTGTAAgtgctttaaaataatgttttttttctcataatctTCAATATGCCTTGGGTGGGGTGGGGGTCTTGCTTTAAGGCAGCGGCCATTTTGTGCAACCACAAATGGACTAACCTATCTGAATCaagaaactacggtggcctttacaGATCGCAGAgggctttcttcttcttcttcttcttctatggccTCTACTGTTTACTGCAGTCTGCACTCTGACCACTAGTTGTCGCCACCACTGGatctttttcaaatgaaagacaggaaagaaatgatgtaaaaaaaggCAGCGAAAACAACGATTTATCAAGACACGCAGATCTACGGCGGAGTATTACAACactgagtaaaagaaaaaattaacAGACTTCGAGAtcaaagtcttaatttacgagaaaAAAGTCGCAAATtgacaagaataaagtcgtaggTTTGAGATTTAAGTGGTAAATTTATGGGATTACAGTCGTACAGATCATCTGCAGAACAAGAAGTTATTATCAGAACAGATCATTATTGACTATTATTGAAGAATTACTTAATCCGACAGAACAAGCGACGTGAAAATCTGGAAATACTGTTGATCTAAAATGTACGTTTGAATCATTTTAGGTTTTTTGTCCACGTTAATCAATAATAACGAGATACTTTTGACGTTTTTCTGAACAGAAACGTAAAATAACATCACTTTTAAGTTACGAAATATTTCtgaattcatatatatatatatatatatatatatatatagaaccCAATGAGTTTATTTATGACATTAACGAACCAGGAAAACATTTCCTGATTGATTTTATTGgtctgaaacatgttttttcagcTAATTTCTCTTCATAGAACAAAATCATTAAATGACGATAATCATCCGCGTCACTCCAAAAGACAGAAATTTATCATTTTCGATTTTTTTCCACTGATTGTTGCTCAAACTAACTCATATTTGTGCGTCCAGGTAACCGCACGTGAACAAACTTAATATTAAGTTTTGCTGTAACCATCTTCTCCTCCACAAAGTCGTGAGAACTTTTCAGAGTGAAACTTTAATGGCGCAGTGTTTAATGCTCTAAAGGTAAAGGTGAGGATTTTATCCCTTTATCAGTggtgagaagaagaggaggaggaggaggaggagagagggaagcCTACATTTagagggtggaggtggagggaggTTTTGGTACAGTTGCCATTGTCATTCAGAGAAGGTTTAGCAGTTAAGTGCATCATCATCAAAAATCGACATTTAGATTATCACATTGTAGAAACAGTATGATGTAATAATATCTAACAGATGTCACAaatgacagaagaaaaaaacagaaacaaaagaaacaaatatacattttcagATTACTAGTATCTTTTTAAAGGCATAATACAGGTTTTTGTTGaagtgtcgtgtgtgtgtgtgtttgtccgcTTACGTTTAATTTACATGATTcccatatttatttttccatgattccaatattattattttatatctttactTTTTCCCCCCAACAGGAAGTTTCACCTTTACCAAACTCCATAGTGAAAAGCGACGACTTTAACGTCAcagaacacaggagctgttgactcactgctgcccccatcagggagttcaaatgtgttatgaCGCGACTTTGTTTAATCCgaataaatgattttaaacagcagagtgacacaaagtgaccacacgaggcagcagttgaccagcagctcctgtgtctccatgagctaaaatcactgatttcctctatgggctttggtgtggcagagtgagtggttcacgccacacttcaaaaaacaaacaacaaaaaacctgcactatccctttaagggCCATCTTTTTTTTGCGCGTCCATCACtcgacagcagcagctgcgTCTGATGAAGTCCGCCATCGTCCAACAGAAAAAAATCCCGCGGCGACGCAGAAAAAACGTCAAACCCTTTTCCTCGGGGGGAACTCGTCGTCGACTCCCCTCCGACCGCGCTCGTCCCCCCGCGTTCAGTCAGCGAGGCGATGGAGGGGAGGTTAAGAGCTATACGTGAGGCAGCGTCACCAGCTCGCCGTCCACCTCGAACTCCTCCGCCCCGTCGGGGGAGAAGAGGTACGTGGGAGGTTTCCACGGAGACTCCTCCAGGCAGGACGGGTACAGCTTCCCCACCGCACAGCGGAAGTCCTTCCCTAGGTCCCAGAGCACGCGCTCAGACACGGGCTGCCGCAGGTACCAGCGGTCCAGCTCCACGTCGTACTGATAGATGGCGTACTTGGCGCGCTCGTTCATGTGCGTCTCACGCATGAAGATGCACAGTGAGTTGAGCAGCACCACCGCCCGCACGCATGGGTCCGAGTAGCGCTTTGCAGGGATGTTGGCGGCCAGGCGCCACTCGTTTTTGTTGACGTCGTAGATCTCCACGGTGACGGACGAGCCGTCGATGGTGCTCGTGGGCAGGCGGATGCCGGAGTTGCTGACCACGTGGAGGCCGCCGACGTAGAAGATGAGGTCGCCGAAGGCGGCGGCGGAGGCGAAGCAGCGGCTGGTCTTGCGCATGGCCATCTCCACCCAGGTGTCGGCGCGGGGGAAATAGCAGTACATGAGGTCGTGCGTCATCACGTAGATGCAGTCGTGCGCCACCACGGACGTGCTCCAGTTCCAGGCAAAGGGCAGAGGGCTCATCATGCTCCACTCGTCCTTCTCGCAGTCGTAGCGCTCCACCGTGCGCTTGTTCAGCTCGCCGCCGACGTTGTCGCCGCCGATTGCGTAGATGTAGCCGTCGCAGTAGACCAGCGAGGGCTTGATGCGCGCGCACAGCATGGGCGTCTTGGGCACCCACGTGTTCTGCTGCGCGTCGAACCAGAAGAAGCTGTCGACCGAGCGGAACATGGCCTGCAGCTTCCCGCTCTTCCCGTGGTTGGTGATGGAGTTCTTGAGCGAGATCTGTCCGCCGGCGATGAACACGTCGTTGTCGGGCGTGACGAGCGTCCCCACCTTCTGCAGGTCGCCCGGCGGGTTGCGGAGCTTGTAGACCTTCTCCGCCTGCGGGCTGTAACACACGACCGCCAAGGGCACCGACTCGCACATGACGTAGCCCTCCACCTGCGTCTCGGACAGCGCCTCCATGAAGATCAGCATCTCCTCCTTGGTCATGCCTAACCGCGGCTTGAAGAACTTGGGCATGGACTTGTAGAGGCCCTGCACCACCACCGACTTGTCGTTGGGCGGCAGACCCTGGAACCAGGCGCGCTGCGTCACCTCCGACAGTGCGTCGATGCGGATCTGGCTCAGCACGGAGGACAGGTGCTGTGAGCGCGCCTCCATGTTGTACTCCAGCCACAGCATGGCCGCCTCGCGCActgtctcctccttctccacgtTGAGGTTGTCGCTGCTCAGGACGTCGACGAGCAGCTCGTGCGAGAGCTGCAGGAAGGCCTCATGTCGGTAAACCATGGGGAACTTGTGCTCCACCATGCGCTTGGCGCTCTGCTTCAACTCGCTGCAGCTGAACAGGTCGCCGATGCTCAGCATGCGGACGCAGTTCTCTGCATTTATCTTCTTCACCAGATAGTCTCTGCATTGCAGCAAGACGTCCtccacctgagagagagagagagagagagagactcattCAGAACGTTCTGTTCTCTCTGAATCAACACATACAAAAAAGGCCATACaccatacagtatatcaagTGCAAATGATACTGAAAGGAATAGTTGAGGGTTTCAAGTATGGTCTTGACACAtggaaaacaaggaaaaacagatattAACCAataaacaaaaggctcaccgAATAAAATATTAACCAGTTCAAGTCTAtcatatctttaagaacatgtctATAACGTTTTCTTGCCGTTAAAACTTAGAATTTTCAAACTGGAAACTTGCATTTTGCGTCAGTTTGTAAGCCACTCACTTCCTGTCCAGGAATGTTTTGTCTAATGttgaaatgaatcaaaataCTGTATCTTCAGTGTGTGGAGATGTTTGTGGTGTGCGTTGACGGTGAGTTCAGTGACCTGTAGGAAGCAGGCCGTCTCGTACAGCGGCTCCACCGTTCTGTCACTGATGGCCAGGTTGCCCGTGTAGGCGTAGGTGATGATGATCTGCAGCGTGGCCGCGTCCACGTTCCTCAGGTGGACGTGGGTCTGTTTGCTCTCGCTGAGGCCGCTCATGAACATCGCTCTgcagtaacaaaaaaacaaaacaataagtaGTGATTTAACGCACAGCTGATCGCAGAAAGAGCACTTCCTTAAGAAAACCCCCGATAAATCGAGTGATATTCAATGACTAAATTAAATTTGCGACAGGTGATCAAATAACCtgaatttaaaacatataaatagATTAAATCAGTATTGGTatgtttaatgtgaatatttgagtGATCTATAAATAGATTAAATCAGTATTGGTatgtttaatgtgaatatttcctcgTTTCCTTGCTTCTTTAATCACTAATTACTTGTATCTGTATTAAAATACAAGAACACTTAAGAGATGAGAGgcgtattattattttaagtggTGCCTTGAGGCAACATTAAAATCATGAATaagcagcagcatgtgtgttgtttacagACAGATATTTAAAACCAATGAACCCGTCCAGTATTATTTATTACAAGCTTAAAATACtgttattacctttcatttcagatcaCACCTGCTTCACTTCTTTAGgaaattgactataaatatggtcaaattctgctaaacacacaaataattaggcttaaaattaaagaaatgactttttttaatcaatatatatataatatttaattatttggtGAATTTCACTAACTTACCCAAtattatatgatgattatcaatagAACAGCCTTTAAAATCGGGAAAAAGTCACCACAGATACTTCAATCATGGTAAGAACCTACGATTATATCTCCTCTCATGTTATGGTCTAGATAAACTATCAATAATATTGCCCTAATTAGTGATATAGAGATGTtataacattcatttatttggtttatttagaGCGAATGTGATGACTAAACTCACAGGAATCTTCATTGTCGACCAAACACGCGTCCACACCCGGCACAGACAGGTGACCTCGAACTAGAGTCGCTGACTCAGCAccgactctctgtgtgtgtgtgtgtgtgtgcgtgtgcgtgcgtgcgcgtgagCTGCCTACTCTTCTCCAGCTCTCAGAGTGACTCACAGCCTCTTCAAACATCCTTTTCACTACATCAATTActcatattttaaaaacacgtgGCGAGCACGTAGTGAATTTGCATTCATCTCTGGAGCCAAACACACAATGATTAACAAGATTTTAGACACTAAAAAGATACAACAATCTGTGTCgcttaagtctacgacatcttaagaacatgttcacgtctttatctcactgttagacagacttttacagcagaaaactgaagtttgtgaaccactcgctctcccacaccaaactccatagagaaaatcagtgattttagctcacagatacaggagctgctggtcttctgctgcctcgtggggtcactttgtgtcactgaggcagatccgaatgaaggatttcaaatgccgaagtcacaaaataacacatttgaactggaggcagcagtggatcaacaactcctgtgtgctgtgatgttaaaaacacTCATTATTTCTATGGGGTTTGGAGTGGGAGAGCGTTTACAAGGCAACACAAATGTCAGTTTCTAGTTGTTGtccatgtctcaggctggttctcccTGAACATGGTCTAGAAAACCCACCTTTTCAGTCTCATTATGAACTGTATGTCCAAGTTCAAGCGAGAGGTCAAAGAGACTGTATTTATAACCATAGTTGTAGGGCTGCACCAATTACTAGATTATCACTAATTAATTGTCAACcattttttaacactttatgGCCCAAACAACTTAATCAAATATagaaataattgttagttgcagctctgtgagTTTGTGAAGAAAATGGTTAATTGAGTAAGAAATGAGCAGATTCATTGATGAAAAAAGGCAACTGTGGCTATGATTTTGACTTTGTACagttaattttaattaaaaaaactcaCTTTAGATGGAATTGGACAATAGAAGTCATGATAATTTGTCTACATAACAGCCCTCCGCTGCTGAACAGGGACTTTGGGGAGTGTGTGTCGATCACAGTGGGGACTAAACCTGCCAGCCTGGATTACGCAACTCTGCAGGCATACATACCCCTGCCCTGcattcctccctcctcccttttcctctccatctcttACCAGGACCTACGTGACCAGACTTTCCCCCACAAACACCAGCTCCCTCCAGAGTCCCAGCGTCTCCCCCACTTTCTCTGAAGCAACGTGTGTGAGTGgggaagggggaggaggagggaggagacgcagcagcagagcagcaggaaaAAAGAGGGATGGCGCAGTTTAGAGGAAACACGACAACACCTCTGAACCCTCGAGGGGAAATGCTTTGCATGTTCGCACCAGATAGCGAGTGTGTGAGAAGCGGCGGGGACGTCAAGTCGTCCAGACCTTTTCTtggaatgcatgtgtgtgtgtgtgtgtgtgtgtgtgtgtgtgtgtgtagcgagggagggagggagtaaAGGGAGGGGCTGAGACAGTCAGCGAGGTAGATAACGTGTCCGAAATGCTGCATGAGCCCCCGTCTTGTACAGATGGACTCTTCCCAGagctgaggctgctgctgctgctctttatccatttgctgctgctgctctttataCATTTaccgcagcacacacacacacacacacacacacacacacacttattatgTGATGTTGCGAGTACAAATGAGGCCTCCCAGGGGCCTCCAGGGATAAACGTCTGTGGTGCTACAGGTTAGCGACTACTTCGTTTTGTTCTGTGTGGAACCACATCAAAGATGGCAAATTGAGCCTCTCCGTTACAAAGGGAgagttcttttgtgtgtgtgtggttgtataaCGTTAAGACACATGGTCAGAGCTGCCTGCGATGTGTACACCCCTTGcgacacacaaggaaaaacacatttggtaGACAAAAGGTGCGGAGCCGACGTCAGCTTTGAATTAAAATACGAGAAAGACCACAAAATAACAACTAattcaatgttttttctttcattaaaggTCTGTTAGCTTCAGAATGTATTACTATACAATAATTGAGTAGGCAGCTGAATGTCAGAGAGCCATTTCACTGATTCATAAAAAGGTTCACCTAATAAAATATAGACCAACTTAGTCAACAacgttttgaaaaatgttgatttgaggTTTTTTGATCatgaggtttttttcttttgcctttAAAATCTTTGGATCAGATTTACCccagtggcacaaagtgaccacacgaggcagcagtagaccagcagctcctgtgtccctgtggcCTTAAatcgcagattttctctatggagtttggtgtgggagcagAACAGTAAAAAGACTGTCCATCTTAgagattaaacaaaaaatatattgttATGCGATCATAGCTTGAGGCCGaagtagattttattaggttagCTTTTTGTGTCGCTACATCATAAACCGGAACAATCACTCGAAAGGAAACATCGCCTCCTTATTTTCCGTCCTCGACGTATAGTGTGGGTGGCACTATACTCTGACACTCGCTCTCCAGTGCGGTGCATTATTCATTGTAACAGTAGGAGGTGAGCACTTCCATACATAACAACGGTGTCGCACGATGACAATGTACCTACACCTCGACAAACACCCACACTGTGACAGGGAATAACTCTCGTCTTTAAGCACAAAAACCCCCAACACTGCATTATTTATTGAAACTGAAGGAGGCAGCGTGGTCACAATCGGCtcgttaaagaaaaaaacagcaaccccccccccccaacccgaTGTACAAcaagagcagtgtgtgtggggggaggtGATAATGCTGTGGTGCACTTACCTGAAATAGGAGCTACATGTGGCCAGGACCATCTTGTGACATGGGAACTCTGTTTCCTCCACCAGCAGCACAACATCAGTCAGTAACTTCTGTTCGTAAAAGAACTTGAGCTGCTCCAGCAGGGAGACAGCGTAGTCCGTGTTGACCGGCCTGCGCTCACTGAGATCCGACATGGTTGCATCCCATGAATCGCGCCCCAGTTTTGAACAGTCACACGGCCGGCAGAACCGGACACAAACCAACCAggagaaaaaattaaataaaatacctATCTATACCTTTACAGATACGAGAGGGTAAACCTCTGGCAGATACGAGAGGGTAAACCCGAGGCAGCAGCTCCTCAACACCTCCACCGGCTCAAGTGGAGGTGTTTAACTCCTGTGTGCAGAACAAGAACACTCTCCGCAGCTCCTTCTTCTGGAGATGAGCTGAAAGACGAGACGAGAAGGTTCCGGGGTCCGTGGAAACCGAGTGTGATAGTCAGGAGTTGAGAGGAAGGGGAGGATTTTCACCCTCGTAGGTACATGTGTTGTCTGAGGTCATGCAGTGAGGCACTGGGGCACCGGAGGTAGA encodes:
- the kbtbd2 gene encoding kelch repeat and BTB domain-containing protein 2 yields the protein MSDLSERRPVNTDYAVSLLEQLKFFYEQKLLTDVVLLVEETEFPCHKMVLATCSSYFRAMFMSGLSESKQTHVHLRNVDAATLQIIITYAYTGNLAISDRTVEPLYETACFLQVEDVLLQCRDYLVKKINAENCVRMLSIGDLFSCSELKQSAKRMVEHKFPMVYRHEAFLQLSHELLVDVLSSDNLNVEKEETVREAAMLWLEYNMEARSQHLSSVLSQIRIDALSEVTQRAWFQGLPPNDKSVVVQGLYKSMPKFFKPRLGMTKEEMLIFMEALSETQVEGYVMCESVPLAVVCYSPQAEKVYKLRNPPGDLQKVGTLVTPDNDVFIAGGQISLKNSITNHGKSGKLQAMFRSVDSFFWFDAQQNTWVPKTPMLCARIKPSLVYCDGYIYAIGGDNVGGELNKRTVERYDCEKDEWSMMSPLPFAWNWSTSVVAHDCIYVMTHDLMYCYFPRADTWVEMAMRKTSRCFASAAAFGDLIFYVGGLHVVSNSGIRLPTSTIDGSSVTVEIYDVNKNEWRLAANIPAKRYSDPCVRAVVLLNSLCIFMRETHMNERAKYAIYQYDVELDRWYLRQPVSERVLWDLGKDFRCAVGKLYPSCLEESPWKPPTYLFSPDGAEEFEVDGELVTLPHV